The DNA region GGCCCGACGTGGTGGTGCAATATAACAGCTGGCCATCCTTTTGTAAATTCTTGGTTGGGTAATGCACAATGGTTGCATCCTGCTATAAGTGTTGCTTTAAGAGATGAAAGTAAATTGATAAGTGAACGAATGAAGCATCTACTTTATGAGGTAATATTCTGTTTGTTCGTTTTTATTCTCTATTTTTGCGATTATTCGAAATTCTAGAGAAAAAGATGAATGTAAAAAACTGAAATTGTATTTAGTATTTCTAAAACTAAAGGAATTAGTGAATTAATGAGTCTCAATCAACAGGTTCCTGTGAGAGTAGCAGGTGGATTGCTTTTTGAACTTTTGGGTCAATCAGCAGGCGACCCATTAGTGAATGAAGATGATATCCCTGTGGTTATAAGATCATGGCAGGCACAACATTTTTTAGTAACGGCAATGCATGCTAAAGGTCCTTCGTTCATGGAACACGTGAATGTTCTGGGAATTGCAGAAGTGCAGGAGCTGCTCGCTGCTGGAGGTGTAAACATTCCAAGGACAATTCACGAAGTTATTGCTCTTTTGGCGTGCCGCCTTGCTCGGTGGGATGATAGGCTGTTTCGCAAATCGATCTTTGGTGCGGCTGATGAAATCGAGTTGAAATTCATGAATAGGTGTTGTTTTAATGCAATTTTCAGTTGGCTCAGTTATTTTTACTACTTTAACTATATGCATGATTCACTTTTGAATATACAGGAGAACACACGAAGATATGCATTTATTCAGCATAATTTTAAATCAGGAAATTAGAAGATTATCAACTCAAGTAAGTAAAGTACCCCTTCTTTTGATGTCAAATAATACTATATCTTAATCATTACTTAATGTGTAGTATAGGTTATTAGAGTAAAATGGTCTCTTCACGCAAGAGAAGAAATCATTTTCGAACTAGTTCAACATTTGAGAGGAAACACGACAAGGAATTTGCTGGAAGGAATAAGGAAGTCGACAAGGCATATGATTCAAGAGCAAGAAGCAGTCCGTGATCGATTGTTTACAATTCAAGATGTGATGCAGAGCACAGTTAGAGCTTCATTGCAGGTAATGATGGTTTTCACTAGTTTTTTCTATGCATTTATTTTGAGGAGTTTTCTAATGATGATCACTACTATTTGCAGGACGAAAGTCTGAGAGTAACGCACAATTTGGGTGTGTTTGGAGGTTGTGGTCTTGTGTTGTCAATAATTACGGGTCTATTTGGAATAAATGTAGATGGAATTCCAGGATCAACGAGTACCCCATACGCGTTTGGTGTGTTTACAGGAATTCTGTTTTTACTAGGAATAGTGTTAATTGGGATTGGATTGTTGTATCTTGGTATGAAGAAACCGACAAGTGGAGAAGAAGTTGAGGTTAGAAAGTTAGAGCTGGAAGAGCTTGTGAGGATGTTTCAACAAGAAGCCGAGTCTCATGCGCAAGTACAGAAAGGTAACAACCGAACTAAGATGTCTTCGGCTGCTGTTCTTCCCGATGGAGAAGGCTATATTCTTATCAAATGAACATAACACAATTTGTTGAGATAATTTTAAACTCTCCTATTTTGAATGTGTCATTTTTGACTATTTTGTACATAAATATTGATAGATCCTCATTGTAGTGAACTTATGCTGCTTCTTTTGGTTTTGAGACCAATtctaaccaaaattaaaatcCACAATTTTTGTTCTCTTTAGGGATAAATattaaagttgaaaataaataaatcaatttaaaactattgaaacatcaaatatttattcatttatatgttatctaaaaaaacaacaaagataacaaatatttaatttgttaaatacaTATTTAGTCTTTGATATTTTGCCATATATTAGAATCAATCCTAGAGTTAGTTTAATCTTCTAGtttttatggtttttttttaaggatttttacggttttttttttttggaaaatggtCATGTTatggagttttttttttttttttgaacatGCCCGTGTTTGGGATAATTTTGTTTCGAACATGACTATGTTCAGGAGTTTTTTATCTCAAATATGTCTCGAACATGACAATGTTCAAGATATTTTTGTGCAGGagagaatatttttttctcactcATGCACACAAATCTCTAGGTTCAATATTTGTTTgtaacaaatattttagtaaaatatataaatttacattttaatcgggtaataaaaaaatatccgTCGAGTAGGGTCGGatagtaaaatgaaaatcgaCTACAGGAATGAGTACTTTACTACTCGGCGGGTAGAGTACTAGCAAGCaggataattttgtttttaatataatatattattcactatttaaatatatatatatatatatttttataagaagttaattttcgttttttatttaaaaaggaGTTCCATATgcaaaattaatttacaaataatacgATATACCGTCTAAACAATGAAAACGGTTAAATGATAATCTAAAcactaaataatatatcaaatttataaaaattaaaattacaattgtTGCATTTTTTAGGATGACTGCAAAAATACGATACGACAAATAATTCTTCgtcatcttttatatatatatatatatatatatatatataggggcggagccaggatgaaaagttacctggggctgactccaacttgcatctcagatttaactttctatgttccgctttttttcaataaaatttccacgattattagaagatggaaactcgtcatgccctctcaatgcacacgcttgcaaagtgagccaccgagtgatttcaatagttgctgtaaaccgtaatctgttattttgtttttcatctgaagactgtgcatttagtattttgtcaatatgacaaggatattcattagattatcaagatattcaactgccctattatgtggtgaaatattatatcttatatgcataacaaaagagcatttatcctcatcattaactcactttcaatatttgaatccatctattataaatgtaggttttggggttgcttatgttaaaacaagaaacatgagaaacaaaaagcagcatctttcaaaggagagtattctaaccaagtaaatttcttaaaccaatgactttgaaaccgtcgattttgatttccaaatttggtcggcgggtactcatccttaatatgttgatatgaccccatcttgatataagctcgtctaatttcatccatttgattaaaaggatatttctatatcggaatacgtaatgttggatcaagtttaaaagaacttacatcaacatcaattctaggaaatttgttaagttcttgagtagggatatcaaattctttattttaacttgtttattaatattaatttatattttcttataaatttttgaaataatttaaaattaataaatat from Impatiens glandulifera chromosome 5, dImpGla2.1, whole genome shotgun sequence includes:
- the LOC124938173 gene encoding uncharacterized protein LOC124938173, coding for MTNPSQKMHYNRDGLLYNELWTDGLVCAFEFVKGTNKDGSYKSGWRSNEILKRQVPPRPRVDNSLEEKDGGNMNTKSLDDSNTSKPNSQSGCFNVNDRFSGSYWIPIGWARISELVQTVQGDSGWTNQPCWMSDEEDDITVAEIAAPYWERPIGPTWWCNITAGHPFVNSWLGNAQWLHPAISVALRDESKLISERMKHLLYEVPVRVAGGLLFELLGQSAGDPLVNEDDIPVVIRSWQAQHFLVTAMHAKGPSFMEHVNVLGIAEVQELLAAGGVNIPRTIHEVIALLACRLARWDDRLFRKSIFGAADEIELKFMNRRTHEDMHLFSIILNQEIRRLSTQVIRVKWSLHAREEIIFELVQHLRGNTTRNLLEGIRKSTRHMIQEQEAVRDRLFTIQDVMQSTVRASLQDESLRVTHNLGVFGGCGLVLSIITGLFGINVDGIPGSTSTPYAFGVFTGILFLLGIVLIGIGLLYLGMKKPTSGEEVEVRKLELEELVRMFQQEAESHAQVQKGNNRTKMSSAAVLPDGEGYILIK